A genomic window from Antedon mediterranea chromosome 4, ecAntMedi1.1, whole genome shotgun sequence includes:
- the LOC140047681 gene encoding MAM and LDL-receptor class A domain-containing protein 1-like, with amino-acid sequence MSARLRSPLLSNSQSTVSLSFYYHMYGATIGKLNVYRTSNLGDELLWTRSGNQGNTWHYSGTIKCTHNGYGDNYIVFEAIKWSNDTGDIAIDDIWCRVQTDFRTGFDGWAQENNDDFHWTRITGATGSSNTGPTNGHTGVYYAYIETSITEGESARLRSPLLPPGQRVSLSFYYHMYGPIIGTLNVYRTSNLGDELLWTRSGNQGDSWRNAVIQFEKTGDGDNYIVFEGIRESDFTGDIAIDDIQYCCSSMSSIIPRSVQ; translated from the exons ATGTCAGCTCGCCTAAGAAGTCCATTACTATCAAACAGCCAAAGTACTGTATCTTTATCATTCTACTATCACATGTACGGAGCTACTATTGGAAAACTCAACGTTTACAGAACGTCGAACTTGGGAGACGAACTGTTATGGACAAGAAGCGGTAACCAAGGAAATACATGGCATTATTCGGGTACAATAAAATGTACACACAATGGTTATGGAGACAACTACATTGTGTTTGAAGCAATTAAATGGAGTAACGACACTGGTGATATTGCAATTGATGATATTTGGTGTCGTG ttcaaaCAGATTTCCGGACAGGTTTTGATGGCTGGGCTCAAGAAAATAATGATGACTTTCATTGGACACGGATAACAGGTGCAACGGGATCATCAAATACTGGACCAACAAACGGCCATACAG GTGTTTATTATGCTTATATTGAAACTTCCATAACTGAAGGGGAGTCAGCCCGCCTAAGAAGTCCATTGCTACCACCAGGCCAACGTGTATCTTTATCATTCTACTATCACATGTACGGACCTATTATTGGAACACTCAACGTTTACAGAACGTCAAACTTGGGAGACGAACTGTTATGGACAAGAAGTGGTAATCAAGGAGATTCATGGCGTAATGCTGTAATACAATTTGAGAAAACTGGTGATGGAGACAACTACATTGTGTTTGAAGGCATTAGGGAAAGTGACTTTACTGGTGACATTGCAATTGATGATATTCAATATTGCTGCAGTAGTATGAGTAGTATAATTCCCCGTTCAGTccaatga
- the LOC140047682 gene encoding NLR family CARD domain-containing protein 4-like: MNSAFEVDIADIFAELELLQSNTQEGNQPIELKGLVERITPKCRVLISGEGGIGKTTLLRYFAYNWATKDKFEIFKGKILFLINIRDLEKGDNILDAIVKPIELEDFSLSTGLSGDDPNLIKKFLMDHDDEIVLLLDGLDELRFQNKSPLRLFKRERLENSSVVVTSRSVNIDDYIKTSNLHVEVKGFDKENVTKYIRKYFEYVQKFKLGDALVEKIHSHLAYEMCKNPMLLLSICFMWEEEQHLPTDEADLFKSFFLCILNQLNKQKNAKKILKFEKIPNDYLTPMLLLGKCMYQRLKNNQLSFKESEINSLAIRDEVDDKLALQLGFVYEDTTLLKKSDLAKTFTAPHKLIVESLVGFYLYKLCEIDGLQNESKNMLLSSLSDEEWENIRESEHLKMAREFAIGFLGVNAAKLLKHWITNSFPTYRSLILLFKEVVNDEHVKEVETNLMKYITTTKLDIQINDVCNSLRIFLIHHRLNKNVHTENVLYLMRKVHDISPEEIAGNLFYSDMTSEAKGKVHAHSLIAVSDQEWILNWIPGDCMDYVVDECEKYNMKYDINKLCICHKTTAAYLVHILTNSPDLTEFYASHNTITGIIFNDVGLGLQCYSKSVLSGEVIHATNMQPIMLTLNTINISDNNLSQIDGALLASLICMIPDISGTRFGVHQLCMNNCNLSGEIMNNMIIECSSRKATLRLSKLDITDNNLSQIDGALLASLICMNKDRSGRPGLPELNMHNCNLSGEVMNNMITECSSRKATLRLSILDISDNNLSQIDGALLASLICMNKDRSGMFGFLLLNMHNCNLSGEVMNNMITVCSSRRVTLRLYVLYISDNNISQIDGALLAYLICEVMNNMITECSSRTATFRLSKLDISDNNLSQIDGALLASLICEILNNMIIECSSRKVTLRLSKLDISDNNLSQIDGALLASLICMNKDSSGEVMNNMITECSSRTATFRLSKLDISDNNLSQIDGALLASLICEILNNMIIECSSRKVTLRLSKLDISDNNLSQIDGALLASLICMNKDSSGKPGLNQLNMHNCNLSGEMMNNMIKEFSSIKTLRLDNLDMSDNNLSQIDGALLASLICMMEGGWLGLLQLNMHNCNLSGEMIIMIESLNRRVVIT, from the exons ATGAATTCTGCATTTGAAGTAGATATTGCTGACATTTTCGCCGAACTGGAACTACTACAATCAAACACACAGGAAGGCAATCAACCTATAGAATTGAAAGGTCTTGTAGAAAGAATCACACCTAAATGCAGAGTTCTCATCAGTGGTGAAGGAGGTATTGGTAAAACTACCTTACTGAGGTATTTTGCATATAACTGGGCTACTAAagataaatttgaaatttttaaaGGTAAAATACTATTTCTTATCAATATTAGAGATTTAGAGAAAGGTGACAATATTTTAGATGCAATTGTAAAACCAATTGAGCTTGAAGATTTTAGCTTGTCAACAGGTCTATCAGGAGATGATCCAAACTTGATTAAGAAATTTTTAATGGATCATGATGATGAAATTGTATTACTGTTAGATGGTTTAGATGAATTAAGATTTCAAAACAAAAGCCCACTACGTCTTTTCAAACGGGAAAGACTAGAGAATAGTTCAGTGGTAGTTACTTCTCGTTCAGTAAATATAGATGATTACATTAAGACAAGTAATTTACATGTGGAAGTAAAAGGATTTGATAAGGAAAATGTGACTAAATATAttagaaaatattttgaatatgtTCAGAAGTTTAAATTGGGAGATGCTCTTGTTGAAAAGATACATTCACATCTAGCATATGAAATGTGCAAAAATCCAATGCTGCTTCTCTCAATTTGTTTCATGTGGGAAGAAGAGCAACACCTTCCAACTGACGAAGCAGatctttttaaatcttttttccTATGCATTTTGAATCAgcttaacaaacaaaaaaatgctaaaaaaatcttaaaatttgaaaaaataccAAATGATTATCTAACACCAATGCTTCTGTTAGGAAAGTGTATGTATCAAAGATTAAAGAATAATCAACTTTCATTTAAggaaagtgaaataaattctttaGCTATCAGGGATGAAGTAGATGATAAACTTGCTCTACAACTTGGGTTTGTATATGAAGATACCACACTCTTAAAAAAGTCTGATTTGGCAAAAACCTTTACAGCTCCTCACAAGTTAATTGTAGAATCCTTGGTTGGGTTTTACCTATACAAACTATGTGAAATTGATGGTTTGCAGAATGAGAGTAAGAATATGCTACTTTCATCATTAAGTGATGAAGAATGGGAGAATATAAGAGAAAgtgaacatttaaaaatggCACGTGAATTTGCAATTGGATTTCTTGGTGTCAATGCTGCAAAGTTGTTGAAACATTGGATTACAAATAGTTTTCCAACATATCGTTCTTTGATCTTACTTTTCAAAGAAGTGGTTAATGATGAGCATGTGAAAGAGGTAGAAACTAACCTTATGAAAtatataacaacaacaaagttAGACATACAAATTAATGATGTATGTAACTcattaagaatttttctcaTTCATCATAgactaaataaaaatgtacatacaGAAAATGTATTATACCTTATGAGAAAAGTTCATGACATATCTCCAGAAGAAATTGCTGGCAACCTATtttatagtgatatgacatctgAAGCAAAGGGTAAAGTACATGCACACAGTTTGATTGCTGTGTCAGATCAAGAATGGATTTTGAACTGGATTCCTGGGGATTGTATGGATTATGTAGTAGATGAATGtgaaaaatacaatatgaaatatGACATAAACAAACTTTGTATTTGTCATAAAACAACTGCTGCATACTTAGttcatattttaacaaattcacCAGACCTGACAGAGTTCTATGCATCTCATAATACTATTACAGGTATCATTTTTAATGATGTAGGGTTAGGCCTCCAATGTTATAGTAAATCAGTTCTTTCAGGTGAAGTAATACATGCTACAAATATGCAACCAATAATGTTAACATTAAACACCATTAATATAAGTGATAATAATCTCAGTCAAATTGATGGTGCTTTACTGGCATCTTTAATCTGTATGATTCCAGATATTTCAGGTACTAGGTTTGGTGTGCATCAACTTTGTATGaataattgcaatttatcagGTGAGATAATGAATAATATGATCATAGAGTGTTCTAGTAGAAAAGCTACCTTGAGATTATCTAAACTGGATATAACTGATAATAATCTCAGTCAAATTGATGGTGCTTTACTGGCATCTTTAATCTGTATGAATAAAGATAGATCAGGTAGGCCTGGTTTGCCTGAACTTAATATGcataattgcaatttatcagGTGAGGTGATGAATAATATGATCACAGAGTGTTCTAGTAGAAAAGCTACCTTGAGATTATCTATACTGGATATAAGTGATAATAATCTCAGTCAAATTGATGGTGCTTTACTGGCATCTTTAATCTGTATGAATAAAGATAGATCAGGTATGTTTGGTTTTCTTCTACTTAATATGcataattgcaatttatcagGTGAGGTGATGAATAATATGATCACAGTGTGTTCTAGTAGAAGAGTTACCTTAAGGTTATATGTATTGTATATAAGTGATAATAATATCAGTCAAATTGATGGTGCTTTACTGGCATATTTAATCT GTGAGGTGATGAATAATATGATCACAGAGTGTTCTAGTAGAACAGCTACCTTCAGATTATCTAAACTGGATATAAGTGATAATAATCTCAGTCAAATTGATGGTGCTTTACTGGCATCTTTAATCT gtgagatattaaataatatgatcATAGAGTGTTCTAGTAGAAAAGTTACCTTGAGATTATCTAAACTGGATATAAGTGATAATAATCTCAGTCAAATTGATGGTGCTTTACTGGCATCTTTAATCTGTATGAATAAAGATAGCTCAG GTGAGGTGATGAATAATATGATCACAGAGTGTTCTAGTAGAACAGCTACCTTCAGATTATCTAAACTGGATATAAGTGATAATAATCTCAGTCAAATTGATGGTGCTTTACTGGCATCTTTAATCT gtgagatattaaataatatgatcATAGAGTGTTCTAGTAGAAAAGTTACCTTGAGATTATCTAAACTGGATATAAGTGATAATAATCTCAGTCAAATTGATGGTGCTTTACTGGCATCTTTAATCTGTATGAATAAAGATAGCTCAGGTAAGCCTGGTTTGAATCAACTTAATATGcataattgcaatttatcagGTGAGATGATGAATAATATGATCAAAGAGTTTTCTAGTATAAAAACCCTAAGATTAGATAACCTAGATATGAGTGATAATAATCTCAGTCAAATTGATGGTGCTTTACTGGCATCTTTAATCTGTATGATGGAAGGTGGTTGGCTTGGTTTGCTTCAACTTAATATGcataattgcaatttatcaggtgagatgataattatgatagaAAGTCTAAATAGAAGAGTAGTGATAACGTGA